In a single window of the uncultured Dysgonomonas sp. genome:
- a CDS encoding TPM domain-containing protein, whose product MKRILNIFLLLLVTVLLQAQDDLPSPMSPPRLVNDFAQTFDASQRDDLEQILKAYNDSTSTQIYVVTVADLQGYAVSDYAARLGEKWGIGQKDKNNGVLILIKPRIGNERGQVFIATGYGVEHILTDARCGRIIDQYMIPYLQSGDYYNASKAAVLAIIKYLAGEFQADEENYSGSSLIANIVLVVVILLILYIAFKNNKGGPSSGGRWRGGGFGGGFGGWGGGSSSGGGWSSGGGSFGGGGGGSFGGGGAGRSF is encoded by the coding sequence ATGAAACGGATATTAAATATATTCTTGTTATTGCTTGTGACTGTTTTGTTGCAGGCACAGGACGATCTGCCCTCTCCCATGTCACCCCCAAGACTCGTCAATGACTTTGCACAGACATTCGATGCCTCGCAGCGTGACGACCTGGAACAGATACTGAAAGCCTACAACGATAGTACATCTACACAAATATATGTAGTAACAGTTGCCGATTTGCAGGGTTATGCCGTATCGGACTATGCTGCCCGTCTGGGTGAAAAATGGGGTATCGGCCAAAAAGACAAGAATAACGGCGTGCTTATACTCATAAAACCGCGTATAGGTAACGAGCGTGGGCAGGTATTTATTGCCACAGGCTACGGAGTAGAGCATATACTTACCGATGCCCGTTGCGGCCGTATCATAGACCAGTATATGATCCCATATCTGCAAAGCGGGGATTATTACAATGCATCCAAAGCGGCCGTTCTTGCCATAATTAAATATTTGGCAGGAGAATTTCAGGCCGATGAAGAAAATTATTCCGGTAGTTCGCTCATTGCAAATATAGTGCTAGTGGTTGTTATATTGCTTATTCTCTATATCGCTTTCAAAAACAACAAAGGAGGTCCTTCTTCGGGGGGACGCTGGCGTGGCGGAGGTTTTGGTGGCGGCTTCGGCGGCTGGGGGGGAGGTAGTTCCTCCGGTGGTGGCTGGAGCAGCGGAGGAGGAAGCTTTGGTGGCGGAGGTGGTGGAAGCTTCGGCGGAGGTGGTGCCGGACGTAGTTTCTGA
- a CDS encoding VOC family protein, which translates to MAAVNPYLSFNGNCEAAFNFYKSVFGGEFTYLSRFKDMPSEQPMPDTEKEKILHMSLPIGGGTILMGSDTSEVFGVRTKFGDNISLSVNMDSEAETQRVFNELSVGGKVIMPLEKMFWDSLFGHFADKFGVLWMVNYEYKI; encoded by the coding sequence ATGGCAGCAGTTAATCCCTACCTATCTTTCAATGGCAATTGTGAGGCTGCTTTCAATTTCTATAAGTCCGTATTTGGTGGTGAGTTTACATATCTGAGTCGCTTTAAAGATATGCCTTCAGAACAGCCGATGCCCGATACCGAGAAAGAAAAAATACTGCATATGTCATTGCCTATAGGAGGCGGAACTATTCTTATGGGTTCTGATACATCCGAGGTATTTGGTGTCAGAACAAAGTTTGGAGACAATATCTCTTTATCTGTGAATATGGATAGTGAGGCTGAAACTCAGCGTGTATTCAACGAGCTTTCGGTTGGAGGAAAAGTGATAATGCCATTAGAAAAGATGTTTTGGGATTCATTATTCGGGCATTTTGCGGACAAATTCGGAGTTCTATGGATGGTAAATTATGAATATAAAATATAA
- a CDS encoding helix-turn-helix transcriptional regulator, with amino-acid sequence MNLSKVQIKDISEQIDPSAIKNFIVSDKAVHFPSMSSSFPIVIDGAVFAICISGTGRIKINFKEYETRKGTILTILPNYVLEVIEQSDDMMTEFLIFSPDFLTEMPVSSNFDISMSIIQSPCLQISEAQADKLLEFHSFIVTQYKRKDHPFREQMAKGLLYTLLIEVGAIYYNKMKEVQDNPDADIMSETNSYQKEQVLNFFKLLLHNHKEEKTLQFYADKMCLTPKYLSTIIKERTGRTAFSWINEVLISSTKYMLKTTDMTILQISEELNFPNPSFFGRFFKKHTGMTPIQYRES; translated from the coding sequence ATGAACTTATCCAAAGTGCAGATCAAAGATATTTCGGAGCAGATAGACCCCTCTGCTATCAAAAACTTTATCGTATCCGATAAGGCGGTACACTTCCCGTCTATGTCATCAAGTTTCCCTATAGTTATCGATGGAGCAGTATTTGCCATTTGCATCAGTGGTACGGGAAGGATAAAGATAAACTTCAAGGAATATGAGACCAGAAAAGGAACTATCTTAACCATCTTGCCCAATTACGTACTCGAAGTAATTGAGCAGAGTGATGATATGATGACCGAGTTTCTTATTTTCTCTCCCGACTTCCTGACAGAGATGCCTGTATCGAGCAATTTCGACATTTCGATGAGTATAATACAATCTCCCTGTCTTCAGATATCAGAGGCACAAGCGGATAAATTACTTGAGTTTCATTCATTTATTGTAACTCAATATAAGCGCAAGGATCATCCGTTCAGGGAGCAAATGGCGAAGGGACTCCTTTATACATTACTGATAGAGGTCGGCGCCATTTATTATAATAAGATGAAAGAAGTGCAGGATAATCCTGATGCGGATATTATGTCAGAGACCAATTCATATCAGAAAGAACAGGTACTTAATTTCTTCAAATTGCTGCTTCATAATCATAAGGAGGAGAAAACATTGCAGTTTTATGCCGATAAGATGTGCCTTACACCTAAATACCTGTCTACTATCATAAAAGAACGTACAGGCCGTACAGCTTTCTCTTGGATAAATGAGGTGCTTATTTCATCTACAAAATATATGCTTAAAACTACGGATATGACCATATTGCAGATTTCGGAAGAGTTGAACTTCCCTAATCCGTCTTTTTTCGGACGTTTCTTTAAGAAGCACACAGGAATGACACCTATACAGTATAGAGAAAGCTGA
- a CDS encoding LemA family protein, whose amino-acid sequence MKLTKGIIAIIVVVVLGLIVFMYAKSLQNSMVGKEEGVTSQWAQVQNAYQRRADLVPNLVATVKGYATHEQETLQAVVDARAKATQMNVNADQLTEENIKKYQEAQGQLGAALGRLLMVQENYPDLKANTNFLALQDELTGTENRISTERNKFNERVREYNTYIRMFPKNIFAGMFGFDKKGYFEADASAQSAPKVEF is encoded by the coding sequence ATGAAATTAACGAAAGGTATAATTGCTATTATTGTAGTTGTAGTTCTCGGGCTGATTGTATTTATGTATGCAAAATCGCTTCAGAACAGTATGGTAGGGAAAGAAGAAGGGGTGACTTCTCAATGGGCTCAGGTACAGAATGCATACCAGCGCCGTGCCGATCTTGTGCCTAATCTGGTCGCGACTGTGAAAGGTTATGCTACTCACGAACAGGAGACTCTTCAGGCTGTAGTGGATGCCCGTGCAAAAGCTACACAGATGAATGTAAATGCAGACCAGCTTACAGAAGAGAATATCAAAAAATATCAGGAAGCGCAAGGGCAACTGGGTGCTGCACTCGGTCGTTTGTTGATGGTGCAGGAGAACTATCCTGACCTGAAAGCCAATACTAACTTCCTTGCCTTGCAGGATGAACTTACGGGAACAGAGAACCGTATCTCCACAGAGCGGAATAAGTTTAATGAGAGAGTAAGAGAATACAACACTTACATCCGTATGTTCCCTAAAAATATCTTTGCCGGCATGTTCGGTTTCGATAAGAAAGGATATTTCGAAGCCGATGCATCAGCTCAAAGTGCACCAAAAGTAGAATTTTAA
- a CDS encoding alpha/beta hydrolase encodes MKIIWQSIVGTKKKDINVYFISGMCYNCSVFDKLKLPKGFKKKYIEWYIPRADESLNEYAHAMAGKIDTSHPFVLVGYSFGAVIMQEMDRFLKPIKSIIISSFKSEDEIPNLFRAVRRTNLAERVPMRVYSSTEFITNAFNRFVYNMPTSELEKVMTYTDPAYIKWAVKQITEWLPGSNHKNLYHIHGTLDQIFPYEHIKNAFPVEDGDHLMVLKKADVVSSILSGILLMKEEDK; translated from the coding sequence TTGAAAATAATTTGGCAGAGCATCGTCGGGACGAAGAAAAAAGATATCAATGTATATTTCATATCAGGCATGTGCTACAATTGCAGCGTTTTTGACAAGCTGAAATTACCTAAAGGATTTAAGAAAAAATACATAGAGTGGTACATTCCCCGTGCCGATGAATCGTTGAATGAATATGCGCATGCAATGGCAGGAAAGATAGATACTTCACACCCCTTTGTACTCGTGGGCTACTCCTTCGGCGCAGTTATTATGCAAGAAATGGACCGCTTCCTAAAACCCATAAAAAGTATTATAATCTCGTCTTTTAAAAGCGAAGACGAAATTCCGAACCTGTTCCGCGCCGTAAGAAGGACTAATCTGGCCGAAAGAGTTCCGATGCGGGTATATTCGTCTACCGAATTCATAACCAATGCATTCAACCGCTTTGTATATAATATGCCTACATCCGAATTGGAAAAGGTAATGACATATACCGACCCTGCATATATTAAATGGGCTGTGAAACAAATTACGGAATGGCTACCCGGAAGTAACCACAAAAACTTATACCATATACATGGCACCCTGGACCAGATATTTCCCTATGAACATATCAAAAATGCTTTTCCCGTAGAAGATGGCGATCATCTGATGGTGTTGAAGAAAGCTGATGTTGTAAGTTCTATCCTGAGTGGGATATTGCTGATGAAAGAAGAAGACAAATAG
- a CDS encoding DUF5723 family protein: MRFITRLHAISIAILGIFSISGGYAQVTQSDYFMKTSYLRNSLNPALRPEQGYLVVPILPTIGANGQTNKINLDNFTFKGLDGKRVTFMHQSVGVEQFLSKLSYDNYANADVNIKLFGLGFYRGDHFWNIDMGVRTHADVNIPKPFFELLKRGFGQEEQSTYDLSDLHATGYSFIEIGVSHSRMFMDNNLTLGARVKFLGGLADFKFDTKSLNIDAGPDYWKAKSKASLIGSAPGVAPRYDEKGNLDGFTFGNFNLPGLGVGVDLGAVYDVKELFPVLKGLKISAAINDIGFISWSKANTINLQSPETEVIVSPNDYSIYERDGSSVFDVFEDALDDIKKAVNLKGETKRGRASMLRLNMNLGAEYELVRDKLTAGALYTIRFGSYSNISEFTLSANYRPCTWFATSLTYSVNHSQFDTFGLALHIVPSKGLNLFLASDYATPHISSDFVPTTSRALNFQFGISIPLGERHK, encoded by the coding sequence ATGAGATTTATAACAAGACTACATGCCATATCGATAGCCATTCTGGGCATTTTCTCCATAAGTGGAGGATATGCGCAGGTTACTCAATCAGACTATTTTATGAAGACATCATATCTTCGGAATAGCCTTAATCCGGCATTACGTCCCGAACAGGGTTATCTTGTAGTACCAATTTTACCTACCATAGGAGCAAATGGGCAGACGAATAAAATCAATTTGGATAATTTCACATTTAAGGGTCTTGATGGTAAGCGGGTTACGTTTATGCATCAGAGTGTTGGTGTAGAGCAATTTTTGTCGAAGTTATCTTATGACAATTATGCAAATGCAGATGTAAATATAAAGCTTTTCGGATTGGGGTTTTATAGAGGTGATCATTTTTGGAATATAGATATGGGAGTGAGAACCCACGCCGATGTCAATATACCAAAACCGTTTTTTGAATTATTGAAAAGAGGGTTCGGACAGGAAGAACAATCCACATATGACCTCTCCGACTTGCATGCCACAGGTTATTCTTTTATCGAAATAGGTGTTTCACATTCGCGCATGTTTATGGATAATAACCTGACACTCGGTGCACGGGTCAAATTTCTGGGGGGACTTGCCGATTTCAAATTCGACACCAAAAGTCTGAATATAGATGCAGGACCCGATTATTGGAAAGCAAAATCGAAGGCCTCATTGATCGGTTCTGCACCAGGAGTTGCACCGAGGTATGACGAAAAAGGGAATCTGGATGGCTTTACTTTCGGGAATTTTAATCTGCCCGGTTTAGGTGTTGGTGTAGATTTGGGCGCAGTGTATGATGTAAAAGAATTATTTCCGGTTTTGAAGGGATTGAAAATTTCTGCAGCAATAAACGATATTGGGTTTATATCCTGGTCTAAGGCTAATACTATAAATCTGCAGTCGCCCGAAACGGAAGTAATTGTATCTCCTAACGATTACTCAATATATGAAAGAGACGGTTCGTCGGTCTTCGACGTTTTCGAAGATGCACTTGACGATATTAAAAAGGCTGTAAATCTGAAAGGAGAGACAAAAAGAGGGCGCGCTTCTATGCTCCGCTTGAATATGAACCTAGGTGCTGAATATGAATTGGTCAGGGATAAACTTACGGCAGGAGCATTATACACTATACGTTTTGGTAGTTATTCCAATATTTCGGAATTTACCCTTTCGGCTAACTATCGTCCCTGTACATGGTTTGCAACCAGTTTGACCTATTCGGTCAATCACAGTCAGTTCGATACATTTGGTTTAGCGCTCCATATTGTACCGTCTAAAGGTTTAAATCTTTTTCTTGCCAGCGATTATGCAACACCTCATATTTCATCCGATTTTGTCCCTACCACCAGCCGGGCGCTTAACTTTCAGTTTGGAATAAGTATCCCCTTGGGAGAAAGACATAAATAA
- a CDS encoding immunoglobulin-like domain-containing protein, with protein sequence MKKIILNLTPAIFFLSILLLSGNSCNRAAQKERGEGGEAVSSVTHIPFTMVVLPDTYTLGDEKIHGLITNNTDNEATFGERNSFEYYKNNSWSEVRFSSENALVIHDIAYLLQPHKDAGFDAYLWNEFFDYIPGKYRIKKEITTILTAEFTITQADSINANINTLHSDGDFTMTVSPAACNSNTDSLTVIIINNSQMEIAPLNHYYIERYGEMGWERCYYPSYTKFLWTTHTLSNNASKTYKIPLFTPENIQIFNPGRYRLCKYAEITLSAEFNISD encoded by the coding sequence ATGAAGAAAATTATACTGAATCTGACACCTGCGATATTCTTTTTATCAATCCTGTTGCTGTCCGGTAATAGTTGCAACCGAGCTGCCCAAAAGGAGAGGGGAGAGGGCGGTGAAGCTGTCTCCTCTGTTACACATATTCCGTTTACGATGGTTGTTTTGCCTGATACATATACCTTAGGTGACGAAAAGATACACGGGCTAATAACAAACAATACTGATAATGAAGCCACCTTTGGAGAAAGAAATAGTTTTGAATATTATAAAAATAATTCATGGAGTGAGGTTCGTTTTTCTTCTGAAAATGCTTTAGTAATCCACGATATTGCATATCTTTTGCAACCTCATAAAGATGCCGGATTCGACGCTTACCTATGGAATGAATTTTTCGATTATATTCCGGGAAAATACCGCATTAAAAAGGAAATTACGACAATATTGACTGCTGAATTTACAATTACACAAGCAGATTCTATTAATGCAAACATCAATACACTACATTCGGACGGAGATTTTACTATGACTGTATCGCCAGCGGCATGTAACTCCAATACAGACTCGTTAACGGTTATTATCATCAACAACTCACAGATGGAGATCGCTCCACTGAACCATTATTACATAGAACGTTATGGCGAAATGGGATGGGAGCGATGCTATTATCCTTCATATACAAAATTCTTATGGACAACTCATACACTATCCAACAATGCATCTAAGACATATAAAATACCTCTATTTACTCCTGAAAATATACAAATATTCAACCCCGGTAGATACCGTCTGTGTAAATATGCAGAAATAACCCTCTCTGCAGAATTCAATATCTCGGACTAA
- a CDS encoding UpxY family transcription antiterminator — MSVKKKESYKWFAIRVTYGRETKLKAYLDTIKTESFVPLKLTEIIRKGKTKKELLPAIRNLIFIHTNRPTLDTLKKELESSIPIRYMIDKARKMPIIVPDDQMKHFIAISSTQDEQTLFLTHIAPVLRNGTRVRVTNGIFKGVEGTIVRIKRDRRIMVNIDGVVAVVSAHIHPSLLEKIDTL, encoded by the coding sequence ATGTCAGTCAAAAAAAAAGAGTCATACAAATGGTTTGCCATTAGAGTTACTTATGGTCGAGAAACCAAATTGAAAGCATATTTGGATACCATAAAAACAGAAAGTTTTGTTCCTTTAAAACTGACAGAAATTATTCGGAAAGGAAAAACTAAAAAAGAGTTGTTACCAGCAATTCGTAATCTTATTTTCATTCATACTAATCGCCCTACTCTCGATACTTTAAAGAAAGAATTAGAGAGTAGCATTCCCATCCGGTATATGATTGATAAAGCAAGAAAAATGCCAATCATTGTTCCTGATGACCAAATGAAGCATTTTATAGCTATATCTAGTACTCAGGACGAACAAACACTATTTTTAACACATATTGCTCCTGTGTTGAGAAATGGCACCAGGGTGAGAGTTACCAATGGAATTTTTAAAGGAGTGGAAGGCACTATCGTCAGAATAAAACGAGACAGACGCATTATGGTTAATATAGATGGAGTGGTTGCTGTTGTAAGTGCGCATATTCATCCATCGCTCTTAGAAAAGATAGACACCCTATAA
- a CDS encoding GlxA family transcriptional regulator, translated as MSRHKHIAFLVIPDSTLLDITGPYEVFSQAIECLQKKDKADTYVLHTLSAGRSKTVRTASGMTIQCDNNFDAAGLEIDTLFVPGMPNSMQDHYNLNNKILKWIKHQSKTARRICSVCTGTFFLAESGILTGRKATTHWELCEKLMHDYPDIQVDSNPIFIKDGNIYTSAGISAGMDLALALIEEDHGRALALEVAKQMVLYLKRPGNQSQYSSVLTHQNTDYRPILDIEGWIQEHLTDSLTVEILAEQAAMSPRNFARVFVRETGITPAKYIDKIRIETACRYLVETKLSLKEITDACGLGTPDNMRRVFLKYFQISPLDYRRNFGSITAD; from the coding sequence ATGTCACGACACAAGCATATTGCATTTCTTGTTATCCCCGATAGTACACTGTTGGATATAACCGGACCGTATGAAGTCTTTTCGCAGGCAATCGAATGTCTGCAAAAAAAAGATAAGGCAGATACCTATGTTCTGCACACATTATCTGCCGGAAGAAGTAAAACTGTACGTACAGCCTCCGGAATGACGATACAATGTGATAATAACTTTGATGCTGCCGGATTAGAAATAGATACCCTTTTTGTTCCGGGCATGCCTAATTCGATGCAAGACCATTATAATCTAAATAATAAGATATTAAAGTGGATAAAACACCAGTCGAAGACTGCACGGCGAATTTGTTCGGTATGTACAGGTACATTCTTTCTTGCTGAGTCGGGCATACTGACTGGAAGAAAAGCCACTACTCACTGGGAATTGTGTGAAAAACTAATGCATGATTACCCCGATATACAGGTAGATAGCAACCCTATTTTTATTAAAGACGGGAATATCTATACTTCGGCAGGAATATCTGCCGGAATGGATTTGGCTCTGGCTCTGATAGAAGAAGACCACGGACGGGCACTGGCTCTGGAAGTAGCTAAACAGATGGTATTATACCTGAAGCGTCCCGGCAACCAGTCCCAGTACAGTTCTGTACTTACCCATCAGAATACCGATTACCGGCCTATATTGGATATAGAAGGCTGGATACAGGAACATCTGACGGACAGCCTGACCGTAGAGATACTGGCTGAACAGGCAGCGATGAGCCCACGTAATTTCGCACGTGTATTTGTCCGCGAAACAGGAATTACTCCGGCAAAATATATAGATAAGATCCGCATAGAAACAGCTTGCAGATACCTGGTAGAAACCAAACTATCGCTCAAAGAAATAACGGATGCCTGCGGATTGGGTACTCCTGACAACATGAGACGTGTATTCCTTAAATACTTTCAGATATCACCTTTAGATTATCGACGCAATTTCGGCTCTATTACTGCGGATTAA
- a CDS encoding porin family protein, which yields MKKLFFTLAVMFGLTSVVNAQTGKVWIGGSTGFNTSKVTDGERLTNFNITPEVGYMLSDNWGVGMKLGYAHKEYNVLEGKAKSDGFTVSPFARYSFLKGNIGGLFVDGGAGYTYSKVKSTDTKVHELEVGFRPGVAINVSDNLTLTGKFGFLGYQYEKFGSKKTNTFGFDFDLSQIQLGLNFVF from the coding sequence ATGAAAAAGTTATTTTTTACACTCGCAGTTATGTTTGGTTTGACTTCGGTAGTTAATGCTCAGACAGGCAAGGTATGGATAGGAGGTAGTACAGGCTTTAATACAAGTAAAGTAACAGACGGTGAAAGATTGACAAATTTCAATATCACGCCAGAAGTAGGCTATATGTTATCAGACAACTGGGGAGTAGGTATGAAACTGGGCTATGCACATAAAGAATATAATGTACTGGAAGGTAAGGCAAAGTCTGACGGGTTCACTGTAAGTCCGTTTGCTCGTTACTCATTCCTCAAAGGAAATATAGGTGGTTTGTTTGTTGATGGTGGCGCCGGATATACTTACAGTAAGGTAAAATCTACTGATACTAAGGTGCATGAATTGGAAGTCGGCTTCAGACCCGGCGTTGCCATCAATGTATCGGACAATCTGACTCTGACCGGAAAATTCGGTTTCTTAGGTTATCAGTATGAGAAATTCGGCAGTAAAAAGACCAATACTTTTGGCTTCGACTTCGACCTTAGCCAGATACAATTAGGATTAAATTTCGTGTTCTAA
- a CDS encoding DUF1697 domain-containing protein, protein MIYIALLRGINVGGKNIVKMAELKKVFENMGFHSVQSYIQSGNVLFISDKEEEQLRVEIETIIENTFGFPIALILRTLDELETIIAECPFTGEDINEAIASSDDEVLYVSMFARNPSLKDTERLTKYNTQQDKYKISGRNIYFLFYNSIRNSKLAASLQKTDILSTSRNFKTISKLAELGKAMR, encoded by the coding sequence ATGATTTACATAGCACTATTGCGGGGTATCAATGTAGGCGGAAAAAATATTGTAAAGATGGCTGAACTGAAAAAAGTATTTGAAAATATGGGCTTCCATAGCGTACAGTCATATATTCAGAGCGGTAATGTATTGTTTATTTCCGACAAGGAAGAAGAACAACTCCGAGTAGAAATAGAAACAATTATAGAAAATACTTTTGGGTTTCCCATTGCTCTAATATTAAGAACGTTAGATGAGTTGGAAACGATTATCGCAGAATGTCCGTTCACCGGGGAAGATATAAACGAAGCTATTGCATCATCGGATGATGAAGTATTATATGTATCTATGTTTGCCCGGAATCCGTCGTTAAAAGACACCGAACGCCTGACAAAATACAATACGCAGCAAGATAAATATAAAATATCAGGGCGAAATATTTATTTTTTGTTTTATAACAGTATCCGCAATTCCAAACTGGCTGCCAGCTTACAGAAAACGGATATTCTATCCACTTCTCGTAATTTTAAAACGATAAGCAAACTCGCAGAACTAGGAAAGGCCATGCGATAA
- a CDS encoding alpha/beta hydrolase has product MSNSPYKEDILKDGFEAQTLKLRDDYEGMVTATLIRRLPESKSDKAVLYIHGFNDYFFQTEMACRFNDYGFNFYAIDLRKYGRSFLSHQKFNDIRNLKDYYEEILQSLDIIRSEGNKETLLFGHSTGGLIVTLFAKDHTDSKLFDGLILNSPFYEFNLAKRVKMLLPLVSIAGRFIPKVTISGGFSEEYGKSIHKSYRGEWDYILDWKPNLAPKINLGWLRAIHKTQNELRKAFYISKPVLLLHSAQSVTDIKDMEQVSSRDAILNINDIQRIAHNIKGDVEVLSIQGGLHDLTLSRAEVRNKVYNTIFDWIKRNKL; this is encoded by the coding sequence ATGAGTAATTCTCCATACAAAGAAGATATATTAAAAGACGGATTCGAAGCTCAAACTCTCAAATTGAGAGACGATTACGAAGGTATGGTTACAGCGACACTTATACGTCGCCTGCCAGAAAGTAAATCTGACAAAGCGGTATTATACATACATGGATTTAATGATTATTTCTTTCAGACGGAAATGGCCTGCCGTTTCAACGATTATGGATTTAATTTCTATGCCATCGATCTGAGAAAATATGGTCGTTCGTTTCTGTCACATCAGAAATTTAATGATATACGTAATCTGAAAGATTATTACGAAGAAATACTCCAATCACTGGATATTATCCGCAGCGAAGGTAATAAAGAGACTCTTTTGTTTGGGCATTCCACAGGCGGGCTTATTGTTACCTTATTTGCCAAAGATCATACAGACAGCAAATTATTTGACGGGTTGATACTCAACAGCCCTTTTTATGAATTCAATCTGGCAAAACGGGTTAAAATGCTTTTACCTCTTGTATCTATTGCAGGGCGGTTTATACCTAAAGTTACTATTTCGGGAGGGTTCAGTGAAGAATATGGCAAGAGTATCCATAAATCCTACAGAGGAGAATGGGATTACATACTGGACTGGAAGCCCAACCTTGCACCTAAAATAAATCTGGGATGGTTGCGTGCAATTCATAAAACACAAAATGAATTGAGGAAAGCATTTTATATATCTAAGCCCGTATTGTTGCTGCATTCAGCTCAGTCGGTGACAGACATTAAAGATATGGAACAGGTCTCGAGCCGTGATGCTATATTGAATATAAATGATATTCAACGTATAGCCCATAACATAAAGGGTGATGTGGAAGTCCTTTCTATACAGGGAGGGTTGCATGATCTTACTCTATCGAGGGCGGAAGTACGAAATAAAGTCTATAATACGATATTTGACTGGATAAAACGAAATAAACTGTGA
- a CDS encoding class I SAM-dependent methyltransferase, protein MTNYLNTHLDANSDEVVDVLDELPFWSAPFGLKLLEYVKIRKNMSALDIGFGAGFPLTEIAMRLGNSGKTYGIDCWDTAICRAEKKIKTYDIQNTRIIRGVAENIPLEKETIDLITSNNALNNVSDLEKSISECSRIIKKGGQFIQTMNTQDTMIEFYQIMENVLSTLHMQSSLVKMKEHIYKKRKPVEEYLQLLEKYDFTVNNLVSDRFEYKYADSSTLLNSYFIRLAFLDGWKEIVPADRLTEVLSTVESEMNRVADIKGCFILSIPFVLIDCIKR, encoded by the coding sequence ATGACAAATTATTTGAATACACACCTTGACGCCAATTCTGATGAAGTCGTAGATGTTTTGGATGAATTACCTTTCTGGTCGGCACCATTCGGTCTAAAGCTGCTGGAATATGTAAAAATCAGAAAAAATATGTCGGCACTCGACATTGGTTTTGGTGCAGGATTTCCGTTGACCGAAATAGCCATGCGGTTGGGGAATTCCGGAAAAACATATGGTATAGACTGCTGGGATACAGCGATTTGTCGAGCAGAAAAGAAAATAAAGACTTATGATATTCAAAACACCCGGATCATACGTGGAGTAGCTGAAAATATCCCTTTAGAAAAGGAAACTATCGACCTTATTACCAGTAATAATGCATTGAATAATGTATCCGATCTGGAGAAATCGATAAGCGAATGTTCCCGTATAATTAAGAAAGGCGGACAGTTCATACAAACAATGAATACACAGGATACAATGATTGAATTTTATCAAATCATGGAGAATGTGCTGAGTACCTTACATATGCAGTCATCATTAGTTAAGATGAAGGAACATATATATAAAAAGAGGAAGCCGGTGGAGGAATATCTTCAATTGCTGGAAAAATATGATTTCACTGTAAATAACCTGGTATCGGACCGATTTGAATATAAATATGCAGATAGTTCAACTTTGCTAAACAGCTATTTTATCCGTCTGGCATTTCTCGATGGCTGGAAAGAGATTGTCCCTGCCGACAGGCTAACAGAAGTCTTATCTACTGTAGAGTCAGAGATGAATAGAGTAGCAGATATAAAAGGCTGTTTTATACTTAGCATACCTTTTGTATTGATAGATTGTATAAAGAGATAA